From Equus asinus isolate D_3611 breed Donkey chromosome 14, EquAss-T2T_v2, whole genome shotgun sequence, one genomic window encodes:
- the CORO1A gene encoding coronin-1A has protein sequence MSRQVVRSSKFRHVFGQPAKADQCYEDVRVSQTTWDSGFCAVNPKFVALICEASGGGAFLVLPLGKTGRVDKNAPTVCGHTAPVLDIAWCPHNDNVIASGSEDCTVMVWEIPDGGLVLPLREAVVTLEGHTKRVGIVAWHPTAQNVLLSAGCDNVILVWDVGTGATMLMLGTDVHPDTIYSVDWSRDGALICTSCRDKRVRIIEPRKGTVVAEKDRPHEGTRPVRAVFVSDGKILTTGFNRMSERQVALWDMKHLEEPLSLQELDTSSGVLLPFFDPDTNIVYLCGKGDSSIRYFEITSEAPFLHYLSMFSSKESQRGMGYMPKRGLEVNKCEIARFYKLHERRCEPIAMTVPRKSDLFQEDLYPPTAGPDAALTAEEWLGGRNAGPLLISLKDGYVPPKSRELRVNRGLDTGRRKTAPEASGTPSSDAVSRLEEEMRKLQATVQELQKRLDRLEETVQAK, from the exons ATGAGCCGACAAGTGGTCCGCTCCAGCAAGTTCCGCCATGTGTTTGGGCAGCCAGCCAAGGCCGACCAGTGCTATGAGGATGTGCGCGTCTCGCAGACCACCTGGGACAGTGGCTTCTGTGCTGTCAACCCCAAGTTCGTGGCCCTCATATGTGAGGCCAGCGGGGGAGGGGCCTTCCTGGTGCTGCCCCTGGGCAAG ACTGGACGTGTGGACAAGAATGCACCCACGGTCTGTGGCCACACAGCCCCTGTGCTGGACATCGCCTGGTGCCCGCACAATGATAACGTCATTGCCAGTGGCTCCGAGGATTGCACAGTCATG GTGTGGGAGATCCCTGACGGGGGCCTGGTGCTGCCCCTGAGGGAAGCTGTCGTCACCCTGGAGGGCCACACCAAGCGCGTGGGCATCGTAGCCTGGCACCCCACAGCCCAGAATGTGCTGCTCAGTGCAG GTTGTGACAACGTGATCCTGGTGTGGGATGTGGGCACTGGGGCCACCATGCTGATGCTGGGCACGGACGTGCACCCGGATACAATCTACAGTGTGGACTGGAGCCGAGACGGTGCCCTCATCTGCACCTCCTGCCGTGACAAGCGTGTGCGCATCATCGAGCCCCGCAAAGGCACTGTTGTAGCT GAGAAGGACCGCCCCCACGAGGGGACCAGGCCTGTGCGCGCTGTGTTTGTATCAGATGGAAAGATCCTGACCACAGGCTTCAACCGAATGAGTGAGCGGCAGGTGGCGCTGTGGGACATG AAGCACCTGGAGGAGCCGCTGTCCCTGCAGGAGCTGGACACTAGCAGTGGCGTCTTACTGCCCTTCTTTGACCCCGACACCAACATTGTCTACCTCTGTGGCAAG GGTGACAGCTCTATCCGGTACTTCGAGATCACTTCTGAGGCCCCATTCCTGCACTATCTCTCCATGTTCAGTTCTAAGGAGTCCCAGCGTGGCATGGGCTACATGCCCAAACGTGGCCTGGAGGTGAACAAGTGTGAGATTGCCAG ATTCTACAAGCTGCACGAGCGGAGGTGTGAGCCCATTGCCATGACAGTGCCTAGAAAG TCGGACCTGTTCCAGGAGGACCTGTACCCACCCACTGCAGGGCCGGATGCTGCCCTCACAGCTGAGGAGTGGCTGGGGGGTCGGAATGCCGGGCCCCTCCTCATTTCCCTCAAGGATGGCTACGTGCCCCCAAAGAGCCGGGAGCTGAGGGTCAACCGGGGCCTGGATACTGGGCGCAGGAAGACAGCACCAGAGGCCAGTGGCACTCCTAGCTCG GATGCTGTATCCCGGCTGGAGGAAGAGATGAGGAAGCTCCAGGCCACTGTGCAGGAGCTACAGAAGCGCTTGGATAGGCTGGAGGAGACAGTCCAGGCCAAGTAG
- the BOLA2B gene encoding bolA-like protein 2 isoform X1: MELSAEYLREKLQRDLEAEHVEVEDTTPNRCASSFRVLVVSAKFQGKPLLQRHRLVNTCLAEELPHIHAFEQKTLTPEQWARERQK; the protein is encoded by the exons ATGGAGCTCAGCGCCGAATACCTCCGGGAGAAGCTGCAGCGGGACCTGGAGGCAGAGCACGTG GAAGTGGAGGACACGACTCCCAACCGTTGCGCGTCCAGTTTCCGAGTCCTGGTGGTGTCGGCCAAGTTTCAGGGGAAGCCGCTGCTTCAGAGACACCG GCTGGTGAACACGTGCTTAGCAGAAGAACTCCCGCACATCCATGCCTTTGAGCAGAAAACCCTAACCCCAGAGCAGTGGGCCCGTGAGCGGCAGAAATAA
- the BOLA2B gene encoding bolA-like protein 2 isoform X2, producing MELSAEYLREKLQRDLEAEHVFPSPGGVGQVSGEAAASETPAGEHVLSRRTPAHPCL from the exons ATGGAGCTCAGCGCCGAATACCTCCGGGAGAAGCTGCAGCGGGACCTGGAGGCAGAGCACGTG TTTCCGAGTCCTGGTGGTGTCGGCCAAGTTTCAGGGGAAGCCGCTGCTTCAGAGACACCG GCTGGTGAACACGTGCTTAGCAGAAGAACTCCCGCACATCCATGCCTTTGA
- the SLX1A gene encoding structure-specific endonuclease subunit SLX1 isoform X1 translates to MGPAGGTARPGCFFGVYLLYCLNPRHPGRVYVGFTVNPARRVQQHNGGRKKGGAWRTSGRGPWEMVLIVHGFASAVAALRFEWAWQHPHASRRLAHVGPRLRGEAAFAFHLRVLAHMLRAPPWARLPLTVRWLRADFRRDLCPPPPPHVPLAFGPPPPRAPAPRHRAVPFADSEPTQDQDAKARCTLCTRALQDEEHPLCCPHPVCPLRAHVICLAEEFLQEEPEQLLPLEGQCPACKNSLLWGDLIWLGRMGTEEEDDDLELEEEHWTDMLEI, encoded by the exons ATGGGCCCTGCGGGGGGCACGGCGAGGCCCGGGTGCTTCTTCGGCGTCTACCTGCTCTACTGCCTCAACCCTCGGCACCCGGGTCGCGTCTACGTCGGGTTCACAGTCAACCCTGCTCGTCGGGTCCAGCAGCACAACGGGGGCCGCAAAAAAGGCGGGGCCTGGCGCACTAGCGGGCGCGGGCCTTG GGAGATGGTGCTCATCGTGCACGGCTTCGCTTCCGCTGTGGCCGCCCTTCGG TTCGAGTGGGCCTGGCAGCACCCTCACGCCTCGCGCCGCCTGGCACACGTGGGTCCGCGCCTGCGCGGCGAGGCGGCCTTCGCGTTCCACCTGCGCGTGCTGGCGCACATGCTGCGCGCGCCGCCCTGGGCGCGCCTCCCGCTCACCGTGCGCTGGCTGCGCGCCGACTTCCGCCGTGATCtctgcccgccgccgccgccgcacgTGCCGCTGGCCTTCGGGCCTCCGCCGCCGCGGGCCCCTGCCCCTAGGCACCGCGCCGTTCCCTTTGCTGACTCCGAGCCCACGCAGGACCAGGACGCCAAGGCCCGCTGCACCCTGTGCACGCGTGCACTCCAG GATGAAGAGCACCCTCTGTGTTGCCCCCACCCTGTCTGCCCCCTAAGGGCCCATGTGATCTGCCTTGCAGAGGAGTTCCTGCAGGAGGAGCCAGAGCAGCTTCTGCCCCTAGAGGGCCAGTGCCCTGC CTGTAAGAACTCACTGCTGTGGGGAGATCTGATCTGGCTGGGTCGGATGGGCACCGAGGAGGAAGACGACGACTTGGAATTAGAAGAG GAGCACTGGACAGACATGCTGGAGATCTGA
- the SLX1A gene encoding structure-specific endonuclease subunit SLX1 isoform X2 encodes MGPAGGTARPGCFFGVYLLYCLNPRHPGRVYVGFTVNPARRVQQHNGGRKKGGAWRTSGRGPWEMVLIVHGFASAVAALRDEEHPLCCPHPVCPLRAHVICLAEEFLQEEPEQLLPLEGQCPACKNSLLWGDLIWLGRMGTEEEDDDLELEEEHWTDMLEI; translated from the exons ATGGGCCCTGCGGGGGGCACGGCGAGGCCCGGGTGCTTCTTCGGCGTCTACCTGCTCTACTGCCTCAACCCTCGGCACCCGGGTCGCGTCTACGTCGGGTTCACAGTCAACCCTGCTCGTCGGGTCCAGCAGCACAACGGGGGCCGCAAAAAAGGCGGGGCCTGGCGCACTAGCGGGCGCGGGCCTTG GGAGATGGTGCTCATCGTGCACGGCTTCGCTTCCGCTGTGGCCGCCCTTCGG GATGAAGAGCACCCTCTGTGTTGCCCCCACCCTGTCTGCCCCCTAAGGGCCCATGTGATCTGCCTTGCAGAGGAGTTCCTGCAGGAGGAGCCAGAGCAGCTTCTGCCCCTAGAGGGCCAGTGCCCTGC CTGTAAGAACTCACTGCTGTGGGGAGATCTGATCTGGCTGGGTCGGATGGGCACCGAGGAGGAAGACGACGACTTGGAATTAGAAGAG GAGCACTGGACAGACATGCTGGAGATCTGA
- the LOC106845634 gene encoding sulfotransferase 1A1, with protein MELIQDTSRPPLKYVKGVPLIKYFAEALGPLQSFQAWPDDLLISTYPKSGTTWVSEILDMIYHGGDLEKCRRAPIFIRVPFLEFKAPEVPSGVEVLKDTPAPRLLKTHLPLSLLPQTLLDQKVKVVYLARNAKDVAVSYYHFYRMAKVHPDPGTWDSFLEKFMAGEVSYGSWYKHVQEWWELSHTHPILYLFYEDMKENPKKEIQKILEFVGRSLPEETLDRIVQHTSFREMKKNPMANYSTISCDIMDHNISAFMRKGIAGDWKNTFTVAQNEHFDTDYAEKMAGCKLTFRSEV; from the exons ATGGAGCTGATCCAGGACACCTCCCGCCCACCACTGAAGTATGTGAAAGGGGTCCCTCTCATCAAGTACTTTGCAGAGGCACTGGGGCCACTGCAGAGCTTCCAAGCCTGGCCTGATGACCTGCTCATCAGCACCTACCCCAAATCTG gcACCACGTGGGTGAGCGAGATCCTGGACATGATCTACCACGGTGGTGACCTTGAAAAGTGTCGCAGGGCCCCTATCTTCATCCGAGTGCCCTTCCTTGAGTTTAAGGCCCCAGAGGTTCCCTCAG GTGTCGAGGTTCTGAAAGATACACCAGCCCCACGGCTCCTCAAGACACACTTGCCCCTGTCCCTGCTCCCCCAAACCTTGCTGGATCAGAAGGTCAAG GTGGTGTACCTTGCCCGCAATGCAAAGGATGTGGCCGTCTCCTATTACCACTTCTACCGCATGGCCAAAGTGCACCCTGACCCTGGCACCTGGGACAGCTTCCTGGAGAAGTTCATGGCTGGTGAAG TGTCCTACGGGTCTTGGTACAAGCACGTGCAGGAGTGGTGGGAGCTGAGTCACACCCACCCCATCCTCTATCTCTTCTATGAGGACATGAAAGAG AACCCCAAAAAGGAGATTCAGAAGATCCTGGAGTTTGTGGGGCGTTCCCTGCCAGAGGAGACCTTAGATCGCATTGTCCAGCACACATCTTTCAGGGAGATGAAGAAGAACCCCATGGCTAACTACAGCACCATCTCCTGTGACATCATGGACCACAACATTTCTGCCTTCATGAGGAAAG gcATCGCGGGGGACTGGAAAAACACCTTCACCGTGGCCCAGAACGAGCACTTTGACACCGACTATGCTGAGAAGATGGCAGGCTGCAAACTCACCTTCCGCTCAGAGGTGTGA
- the SGF29 gene encoding SAGA-associated factor 29 isoform X2 has protein sequence MQTENKISPYYRTKLRGLYTTAKADAEAECNILRKALDKIAEIKSLLEERRIAAKIAGLYNDSEPPRKTMRRGVLMTLLQQSAMTLPLWIGKPGDKPPPLCGAIPASGDYVAKPGDKVAARVKAVDGDEQWILAEVVSYSHATNKYEVDDIDEEGKERHTLSRRRIIPLPQWKANPETDPEALFQKEQLVLALYPQTTCFYRALIHTPPQRPQDDYSVLFEDTSYADGYSPPLNVAQRYVVACKEPKKK, from the exons ATGCAGACAGAGAACAAGA TCTCTCCCTACTACCGGACAAAGCTGCGTGGTCTTTACACGACTGCCAAGGCTGATGCGGAGGCTGAGTGCAA CATCCTCCGGAAAGCCCTAGATAAGATTGCGGAAATCAAGTCTCTGTTGGAAGAGAGGCGGATTG CGGCCAAGATTGCGGGCCTGTATAATGACTCGGAGCCCCCTCGGAAGACCATGCGCAGGGGGGTGCTGATGACCCTGCTGCAGCAGTCAGCCATGACCCTGCCCCTGTGGATCGGGAAGCCTGGTGACAA GCCTCCACCCCTCTGTGGGGCCATTCCGGCCTCTGGGGACTACGTGGCCAAACCTGGAGACAAGGTGGCTGCCCGAGTCAAGGCTGTGGATGGGGATGAGCAGTGGATCCTGGCCGAAGTGGTCAGTTACAGCCATGCCACCAACAA GTATGAGGTAGATGACATTGATGAAGAAGGCAAAGA GAGACACACCCTGAGCCGGCGGCGTATCATCCCACTGCCCCAGTGGAAAGCCAACCCTGAGACGGACCCCGAAGCCTTATTCCAGAAGGAGCAGCTCGTGCTGGCCCTGTATCCCCAAACCACCTGCTTCTATCGTGCTCTGATCCACACACCCCCACAACGG CCCCAGGATGACTATTCGGTCCTGTTTGAAGACACCTCCTATGCAGATGGTTACTCCCCTCCCCTCAATGTGGCCCAGAGGTACGTGGTGGCTTGTAAGGAGCCCAAGAAAAAGTGA
- the SGF29 gene encoding SAGA-associated factor 29 isoform X1, producing the protein MALVSADSRIAELLTELHQLIKQTQEERSRSEHNLVNIQKTHERMQTENKISPYYRTKLRGLYTTAKADAEAECNILRKALDKIAEIKSLLEERRIAAKIAGLYNDSEPPRKTMRRGVLMTLLQQSAMTLPLWIGKPGDKPPPLCGAIPASGDYVAKPGDKVAARVKAVDGDEQWILAEVVSYSHATNKYEVDDIDEEGKERHTLSRRRIIPLPQWKANPETDPEALFQKEQLVLALYPQTTCFYRALIHTPPQRPQDDYSVLFEDTSYADGYSPPLNVAQRYVVACKEPKKK; encoded by the exons ATGGCCCTTGTGTCTGCTGATTCCCGAATTGCAGAACTTCTCACAGAGCTCCATCAGCTGATCAAGCAAACCCAG GAAGAGCGTTCGCGGAGCGAACACAACTTAGTGAATATCCAGAAGACCCACGAGCGGATGCAGACAGAGAACAAGA TCTCTCCCTACTACCGGACAAAGCTGCGTGGTCTTTACACGACTGCCAAGGCTGATGCGGAGGCTGAGTGCAA CATCCTCCGGAAAGCCCTAGATAAGATTGCGGAAATCAAGTCTCTGTTGGAAGAGAGGCGGATTG CGGCCAAGATTGCGGGCCTGTATAATGACTCGGAGCCCCCTCGGAAGACCATGCGCAGGGGGGTGCTGATGACCCTGCTGCAGCAGTCAGCCATGACCCTGCCCCTGTGGATCGGGAAGCCTGGTGACAA GCCTCCACCCCTCTGTGGGGCCATTCCGGCCTCTGGGGACTACGTGGCCAAACCTGGAGACAAGGTGGCTGCCCGAGTCAAGGCTGTGGATGGGGATGAGCAGTGGATCCTGGCCGAAGTGGTCAGTTACAGCCATGCCACCAACAA GTATGAGGTAGATGACATTGATGAAGAAGGCAAAGA GAGACACACCCTGAGCCGGCGGCGTATCATCCCACTGCCCCAGTGGAAAGCCAACCCTGAGACGGACCCCGAAGCCTTATTCCAGAAGGAGCAGCTCGTGCTGGCCCTGTATCCCCAAACCACCTGCTTCTATCGTGCTCTGATCCACACACCCCCACAACGG CCCCAGGATGACTATTCGGTCCTGTTTGAAGACACCTCCTATGCAGATGGTTACTCCCCTCCCCTCAATGTGGCCCAGAGGTACGTGGTGGCTTGTAAGGAGCCCAAGAAAAAGTGA